DNA from Mycolicibacterium alvei:
ACCGGGTGGCGGCAACGCTGCGGCCAGAGGCGGCCGCGGTTCTCGCTCCGCTCGGACTCGGACTGGCGGAATTCGTCTGTCTGCGGATCATCTCGCTGAACCCCGGGCTCACCAGCGCCGAACTCGCCCGCTCCACCAACGTGAGCGCGCAGGCCACCAACCAGCTGCTGCACCGCCTGGAAGCCGCCGGAGCCGTGCGCCGCCCCGATACCGCGGCAGCGGGAAAAGCACTGCCCGCCGAACTCACTGCGGCAGGTCGAGCGTTGCTCACCCGCGCCGAGGAGGCCGTCCACATCGCCGATCAGCGGATACTGGACCGCCTGACACCCACCGAACAACGCCAACTCAAAGCGTTGTTACGCAAAGCCGGACTGGACGACAACGCGTGCTGTTGATCAGCTCCTCACGCATGTCACCGTGGCTTCGGAGCGGCCAACTCTGCCAGTGCGGACAAGAACAACTCATCCATCCGCGGGCTCAGCTCCGACAACGTAGCGGCCCCGGCGTGACTGGCCGACCCGAAGACCCGATCGAGCGCGTCAGGGTCGGCGGGTGCGCCGATGGACAGGCACAGGCAGGCCACGCCGTCGGCCCGCAGTTCTTCGAGGGCCTTGGCGGCATCGGCCTGGGCATATCGCCCTTCGTAGCCGTCGTCGTACGGGTACCCGTCGGAGAGTACGAGCAGCAGTCGGTGTGGTGTTCCCGCTTTGGTTTTGAGGATCTCACCCGCGCCGCGGATTCCGGCTCCGAGCCTGGTGTAGCCGAATGGTTGTAGTTGGCCGAGCCGAGACCGCTCGGCGGCACCGAAGCGTTGCTCGAAGCTCTTGACGGCGAGCAGGTGCACCGCGCGGCGGCCCTGTGAACGAAAGCCGTAGACAGCCACCCGATCACCGAGTTCCTCGAGCGTCACAGCAAGCGTTGCAGCCGCGCGGCGTTGGTGCTCATGGACGGCGAGGCCTTCGCCGTCGGCGTCGGTTGCCGAACCCGACGCGTCGACGAGGATGAGCACACCGAGATTGCGGGCGAGTTTGCGGCGTTCGGTATACACGTGCTCGGGCGGTGAATAACCTGAGCGCAGATCGACGAACAGGTCGATCAGGGCCTCGTTGTCCACGTCGTCACCGTCGGCGCGGGCACGCAACACTTTGGGCCCGAGGCCCACTCGTGCCAGTCGGCGTCGCAGCATCTGATCAGGCGTCACACCAACGGCTGAGACGTCGACCGCGGCGGTGATCGGATAATCGATTACGCGGCACCAGTTCTCCCGATACCGGTCGCCGAAAACGTTCCATTCCGGATACAGGGCGCCACCGACCGTGAGTGCCGCACCAGGCCTGTCGGCACCGATGAAGCGGATCGGGGTCGGCACCGGCCGCGCGTTCACCCCGGCGCGCGAAGTCCGTCGTATCGAGCCGACGCCCAACTCGCCGCCGGCGCCCTCGCTTCCGGAGGAGCGGGAGCTGCCGAAGAGCGTGCGCAAGAACTTCGCGGGCGCCTGCACACCGATGGGAGCCTCGAAAAGTTTGAGGATCCAGCTCTTCTCTCCCGGTCCGTCGTCTTCATCGTCCTCGTCCATTTCGGACGGGCCGGTGTCCTCGACGTTCATCCGGACATCGGCATCGGTCGCCGGGGAACCCGATTCGCCGCGGGTGCGGATCAGTTTGGACGGTTTGATCGTCCCGAACCAGTCCGGCGGTGCGTCGAGTTTGGTTCTGCCCAGAGCGATCTGAAACGATTCCTCGCAACTGGACGACTGTGCCGCCGCGGAGGTGGCGACCGATGCCGCCAGGGCGATCCGCGGGCCGAGCTCGGCCAAGACCCGATGGCCTTCGAGCCCCAGATAGCGGCGCGCAAGTGAGGGCCGCGCCCGTAGCCGCTTGACGTACCGACCGTCGAGGCTTCCCGCTCCGAGGAGTGCGCTCTGGACCAGCACCTCGCGACGCTGCCAGTCCCGATCGGCGTTCGCCGAAACGAAGACGACCCGCCCGTCGGTGTAGGCGGGCTCGTCCGCGCCCGCCGCGGCGACATCGACGGGCCGCCCGGCGAGGAAACCGGCCAGGAACCGGAAATGGCGCGGCTCGGGGTGACCGGTAGTCACCGTGGTGGTACGACGGCGTCGACGAGTTCTCCGAGACCCCGGATCACGTCGGGATCGTCGGACAGCACCTCCACAACGGCGGACTGGACGGCGTCGCGCAAGCTGAGTCCCTCGGCGACCAGACCGCCGGCGAGAATCAGCATGCGGGTCGAGGCCACCTCGCTCAATGCCGAGCCGTCCAGGTCCCGGATGGCGTTTCCGAGGGCTACCAGCGAAGCAGCAGTGGACGAGTCGATTCCCGCCTCCCAGGCCACGATCTCGGTCTCGATCTCGGCGGCCGGGAAATCGAGGCTGATGGCGACGAAGCGCTGCCGGGTCGAGTCTTTGAGGCTCTTCAAGATGCTCTGGTAACCAGGGTTGTAGGAGATCACCAGTTGAAATCCCGGCGCCGCGGACAAGGTGGTGCCGAGACGATCGATGGGCAACTCACGCCGGTGGTCGGCGAGCGGATGGATGACCACCGTCGTGTCCTGACGCGCCTCCACGATCTCGTCGAGGTAGCAGATGGCGCCGTCGCGCACGGCCCTGGTCAACGGGCCGTCCACCCAGACGGTTTCGCCGCCCTTGAGCAGGAAGCGCCCCACCAGATCCGCCGATGTCATGTCCTCGTGGCCGGCGACGGTGATGAGCTCGCGACCGAGTTCGTGCGCCATCGCCTCGACGAACCGCGTCTTTCCGCACCCGGTGGGGCCTTTGAGCAGCACCGGTGCCCCGCGGCGGGCTGCCGCCCGGAAGGTCTCGACCTCCCGACCCGCGGCACGGTAGAACGGCGGTGGTGAATCCGAATCGGTGATCGGTCGGACTTTACCGACCGTCACCGCCGTTCGCCCTGAAGGATCGGCACGACAGGCGGGATACTGACCCCATCCGGCAGCACCAGTTCGCCTTCGTGATTGACAAATCCCGAGTGCTTGGTCGGTAGCGGCAGATCAGGATTCGGGCACGGTCGGTCGGTGCCCTCGCCGCAGATGCCGGGGTTGAAGTAGGAGCGCTCCTGCACATCCTCGGGCCACGGATCAGCGTGCATGCCGAGCCAGGTCGCGGGAACGTTGTAGAAGAGGAAGAAGCATGCGCTAACAGCCCCGAAGATCGCCAGGAACCGGACGAACTGCTGTTTGACGAAACCGCCTCGGAGCCCGTCGATTCCGCGTTCGACCACGGTGCGCCCGCGATCATCGGTGAAAAACCGCAGACAACACAGCGCCGTCATGACACCGCCCCACATGAAGCCCTCGTAGATCGGCCACTGGTAGTACGTGCCGGCGTTGAAGGACAAAGCTTGAATGGCGCCGGGATACGAGTAGAACCCGATCGGCAGCATGATCAGGGCTTCCATGACGAAGTCGAAGACGATGGCGATCGCATAGGTGACCAGGACCAGTCGCAGGTTACTGATGCCGGGCCACCGGTTCTTGATCTTGCGCATGAGCACGCATCCGACGATGGTGAGCAGCAAGACGCCGTACGCGTAGCCGGGAATGTTGGTCAGCAGTGGCTCTGGCACCGTGTGACCCGGTTCCTCGTGCGCCACCCAGCCCGGAATGTGCGGCGCCCAGGAGCCCCGGTTCCACAGCCATGCGTTGTACGTACACCAGGTGCTGTAGTAGTTGAGCATCGGATCCTGGAACATCATCAGGCCCATCGACACCAGCAGCATGCCGTCGAGGGTGATGCGCCTCTCCCGCACCCAGGGTCGAATGATGAAGAACCACAGGGCGACTGGCGCGCCGACCCAGAGCACGACAGCGTTGGCGATCAACGGGATCTTCATATAGAGGGGGGGCTCGCTCGGGCCACCCGACACCGGCTCGAAATAGGGCCCGGTGACCCAGCGGATGAACAGATACACCGTCAGCGCGAGAACCAAGCCGCCGACGGTCGCCCAGATCTTGAACGCATTCGATGACGACGGACCCGACTTTCCGAGGTCAGCGATCCCGCTGACCGATTCGGTGACGACGGGATTCTTGGACAGATCACTCATGATCGGTTTCCCCTTGGCGATCGTGGAAGCGGCCGGCGGCGTGAGGCCGGCCAACGGGTGCAAATATACTCATGGGTATCTCAGATTCCAATAGGTCACTCAGATTCTGTGGCAGACTTTTTGCCATGGCGGAGCGCTGGACCCGGGAACGCAGACTTGAGCACACACGCTCGGTGCTGCTCGATGCCGCCGAGGAGGTGTTCGCCGAGAAAGGTTTTGCACCAGCCACACTCGACGACATCGCGCGAGCCGCCGGTTACACGAAGGGCGCCATCTACAAGCACTTCGCGACCAAAGAAGACCTGTTCCTGGCCGTGAGTGACCGCTACTGGCGGCGCTACTTCGACAACTTCGCCGAGGTGATGTCCTCTGCGACACAGATCGGGGCGGCCGAACTCGACGAGATCGCCAAGCGGTGGCGTCAGCTGAGCCGTGACCGCGGAGCGGAACACGCGGCACTCGGCCACGAATTCACCCTCTACCTGCGCCGCAACCCCGATGCGCGGGAACGGGTGTCAGCCAAGCGGGCCGAGGTCGTCGAGGCGCTGGGCAAGTTCATCGCCACCGGCATGGAACGCTGGGGCGCGACGCTGAGTATTCCGCCGAAGACCTTCGCCCAGGTCCTCATCGCAACCAGCGATGCCGTGGTCCTTGGCAGCGAACTCGATGACGTCGACCTCTACCGGCCGATCGTCGACATGTACATTTCCGCCATCAAGCTGCCCTGAGGCAGTCTCAGAAGACCCGAACCTGACCTTCGAGCACCGGAACGGTGTCGGGCAGCTTGTAGGTCTGAATCCCGTTGCGGAACATGATGTTCTCCCGCGCATGCTCGGGGAGGTGTTTGACCAGCCAGCGGGGGTCATCGAACGTCCAGTGCGGGTAGTCGCTGGAGAACAGCAGGATCTTGTCACATTCCATCCACTCGAAGGCCCGCGACAGCTCGGTCTTGTCCTCGGGGTAGTCCAGCGGCTGGGTGGTGAACTTGATGTGGTCCTTGACGTACTCGGATGGCTTGCGCTTGATATCCATCCAACCCTTGCGTGCCGCGTAGATGGCATCCATCCGCCACATCAGCGGCAGGATCCAGGTGAACGCATGTTCGACGAACACCACCCGCAGCGTCGGGAACCGGTCGAAAACCCCGTCGAAGATCAGGCTCATCACCTGATTGGCCGCCAGCAGCGAGTACGTGACCATGAAGTCGTGGTTGTAGCTGGGTAATCCGACCGGCGGGAGCGGGAGTTCGTCGTACTCGCCGCGGGACAGGTGGCAGCTCACGGTGATGTCGTGCTTGGTCGCCGCAGCCCAGATCGGGTCATACTTCGGGTCACCCCAGGACGGGCGCGGCTCGGCCTTGATCAGGATCTGCGCCATGTAGGGATGACCGGCCCACCGCTCGATCTCCTGCGCCCCCAACTCCGGCGCTTCGACCGCCAGGCAGATGGATCCGCGCCAGCGCTCGTGCCAGTTGTTGTGACTGTCGAGCCAGTGATTGGCCTGCCAATCGTTCAGCGCGCAGTTCATCACATGGTTGGCCTCGGGAATGTGGGCCGAATATGCCGCTGGTTCCAGCACCGCGATGTCCGCGCCGGCCTCCATGATCAGCTGACGGAACGCGAGATCGGGGTCGCTGCCGGCAAATTCGCCGTCGGACGGGAAGGAATCGGTGCGCATTGCGTAGGCGTGCGCGTAGTCGGGGGCGTCGTAGTAGATCAGATCGCCGACATCGTGGGTGTTGAAGTATCTGGACCGCCACGGCTCGGGGATGTACTGGCCGAGATCGCCCCGGCGAGGCACGGGATGCACGTCGGAATCGACGCACCGCACCGCGATGCGCTCCGCCGCAGGAATCCTGGGCGAGGTGGTGGTGGTCATCGTCATTCCCTCTCGATCACCGGCTGGCCGCGACGGCGATGGACTTGGTCTCGAGATACCCGTCGAGCCCTTCACGGCCGAGTTCCCGGCCGTAGCCGCTGTCCTTGATACCGCCGAACGGTGCGAACGGATCCATCGTGTACCCCTGGTTTACCCCGAAAGTGCCGGTTTGTACACGCTCGGCGATCCCGATTCCCCGCTCGGGATCGGCCGTCCACACCGAGCCGGCCAGGCCGTAGTCGGAGTCGTTGGCAATCGCGACCGCCTCGTCCTCGTCCCGGTACCCGATCACGGTGAGGACGGGACCGAAGATCTCCTCGCGGGCAACACGCATCGAGTTGTCAGCGCCGGCGAACAGGGTGGGCCGGACATACCAGCCGGCGTCCACGCCGTCGGGCAACTCGGTGCCGCCACAGGCCAGCCGGGCGCCCTCGCGCTGCCCGAGCTCGATGTAGTCGCGTACGCGCTGCTGCTGCCGTCGGGACACGAGTGGTCCCAGTTCGGTGGCGGGGTCGGCGGGATCGCCTACGACGAGTGCGGTCATCCGGGCGGCCAGGGCGTCGACGAACTCGTGCTCCCGCGAAGCCGGGACGACGATGCGGGTCAGTGCATTGCAGATCTGGCCGCTGTTGGACAGGCTGGCCGACCGCACTCCGGCCGCAACGGTTTCCGGGTCGGCGTCATCGAGAATGATGGCCGCCGACTTGCCGCCGAGCTCGAGGCTCACCTTGGTCAGGTTGGCCGCGGCCGCTGCTGCGACGGCCCTGCCTGCGGCACTCGAGCCGGTGAACGAGACCTTGTCGACACTCGCGTGGCCCACCAAGTGGGCACCGACGCCGGCATCCCCCTGAACGACGGAGACGACGCCGTCGGGCAGACCGATCTCCTTGAGCATGTCGCTTAAAAGCAGTGCGTCCAGCGGGGATTCAGGTGCGGGCTTGAGCACCACCGCGCAACCGGCCAGCAACGCGGGCACCAGCTTGGTGACGATCAGGAACTGCGGCATGTTCCACGGCACGACGGCTGCGACGACGCCCACCGGTTGTTTCTGGATACGTACGTCCGATCCGAAGAAACCGGCGCGGGTCTCGTGCCACGCGTAGGTCTCGGCGAGGTCGCAGAACGCGGACATCATCATCGTCGGAAGCCCGACCTGCGCGCGGTGGGCGAAAGTGATCGGCGCACCCATCTCGGCCGAGATGAGTTGGGCCATCTCACCGCGTCGCCCGGCGTAGATCTCGGCGAGGCGTCGCACCGCCGCGATGCGTTCCGCCGGGTCGAGCCGTGGCCACGGCCCCTGGTCGATGGCGGCGCGAGCGGCCGCGACGGCAGCGTCCACCTCGGCCGGCCCGGCCGCCGCCACACGAGCGATGGGTTGCTCGGTGTGCGGAGAGATCACCTCCACGGTTTCGGCACGGTCGCCGTCAAGCGACCAGTCGGCCTCGATTCCGAGGTACTCCCCAAGATGCTGATCCATCCAGACTCTCCCGCCTCAGTCGAATTCAGAGTATCAACTACTTGTTATTGATGAAACAGCCGTCTACCGTCGAGCTTGAAGCCCCTGGCCGGCATTGCAGCCCCATGTCGGCATCATCGGTCGAATCACATCTCAGAGGAGCGGGCATGGCTCGGTTTCCCAAGCCGGCTGAAGGCAGCTGGACTCAGCACTACCCAGAGCTCGGCACCGGCCCGGTGTCGTATGAAGACTCGATCAGCCCGGAGATCTACGAACTGGAGCGCAAGGCGATCTTCAAACGCGCCTGGTTGAATGTCGGTCGGGTCGAACAGCTTTCACGAAAAGGCAGCTATTTCACCCGGGAGATGAAGGCCGCCAACACTTCGATCATCGTGGTGCGCACCAAGTCCGGCGAGGTCAAGGCCTTCCACAACGTCTGCCGTCACCGGGGCAACAAGCTGGTGTGGGACGACATGCCCCTGGAGGAGACCAGCGGGGTGTGCCGGCAGTTCACCTGCAAGTACCACGCCTGGCGTTACGACCTCGACGGTGAGCTCAGCTTCGTCCAGCAGGAGGCTGAGTTCTTCGACCTGGACAAGAGCCGCTACGGCCTGGTTCCCGTCCACTGCGAACTGTGGGAAGGGTTCATCTTCGTCAACTTTGCCAGCAATGCTGAAGCACCCGAGCAGTCTCTGCGCGAATTCCTGGGCCCCATGATCACCGATCTGGAGGGCTACCCATTCGACAAGATGACCTCGCGGTTCACCTATCGCTCTGAGGTGAAGGCGAATTGGAAGCTCTACATGGATGCCTTCCAGGAGTTCTACCACGCGCCCATCTTGCACGCGAACCAATCCCCCACCGCCTACTCGAAGGCTGCCGCCGAATCGGGCTTCGAAGCACCGCACTACCGGATCGAAGGTCCACACCGCCTGGTCAGCACCTCGGGGGTGCGCGCCTGGGAAATGGCCGACGAGATGCGTAAGCCCATCGAAGACATCTGTCAGAGCGGGCTTTTCGGCCCATGGGACAAACCGGACCTCGGCGAGATGCCGGCCGGCCTCAACCCCGCCAAATGCGATCCGTGGGGGTTGGACTCCTTCCAGTTGTTCCCCAACTTCGTCGTGTTGTTCTGGGGCCAGGGCTGGTATCTGACCTACCACTACTGGCCGACCTCCTTCAACACGCACACCTTCGAATGCACGCTGTACTTTCCGCAGCCGCGAACACCGCGGGAGCGGTTGGCCCAGGAGTTGGCTGCGGTCTCGTTCAAGGAGTACGGCCTGCAGGACGCCAACACCCTGGAGGCGACCCAGAGCTCGATCGAGACCCGCGTGGTCGACGAGTTCCTGCTCTGCGATCAGGAGATCCTGCTTCGGCACCTGCACAAGGAGACCGCGGCATGGATCGACGACTACCAGAGCAAGACCGCGGGGGTGTGAACCGATGAGTACGAAACTGCCGGCCGAATTCGCCGACCTCGAACAGTTTTCGGACTGGTGTCTGTCCAGTGAGCCACAGCGTTACGGCAAGCGGTTGGACAGCACGATGACCGAGATGCAGGCCTTCTACGACGCGATCGCGCCCCGCGCGGAGGAAGCGATCAGCTTCTGCGACAAGTTCAGTCTCGACGATATGCCCGAGGACGTACTCAACCTGATGCACCTGCTGTATTCGATGGTGACGGTGTCCTTCCCGGTGGAGTGCTGGAAGCAGCCACGGGTGCCCGATTCCGGTGCGACATCGTTGGACTGCGTCGTCGAGCCGGTTCCGTGACCCAGGCTGACACCGCGGCCGAAGTCCCGAAGACAGTCCTTCGCGCCGCCCGTTGGGTAGACGTGACCGGCGGTCAGGTCCGGTCCCCGGCGGTTGTGGTCGTCGAGGGCAACCGGATCACCGCGGTCAACCCCGAAGGGCCGTTGCCGGATTCGGCCACCGTCATCGACCTGGGCGATGCCACCCTGTTGCCCGGGCTGATGGACATGGAGCTCAACCTGCTGATCGGCGGTCCGGGTAATCCCGGCGGCCTACCAACCCCGATGCACGGCGTGCAGGACGACCCTGCGTACCGCACGCTGCGCGGCGCGGTCAACGCCCGCACCACACTGGACGCCGGGTTCACCACCGTCCGCAACCTGGGCCTGATGGTCAAGACCGGTGGTTACCTGCTCGACGTCGCGCTACAGCGGGCGATCGACCAGGGCTGGCATCAAGGGCCACGCATCTATCCGGCCGGCCACGCCGTCACCCCCTACGGCGGCCACCTCGATCCCACGGTGTTCCAGCGGTTGGCACCCGGCATCATGCCGCTGTCGGTCGCCGAGGGCATCGCGAACGGGGTACCCGACGTCATCGCGTGCGTGCGCTACCAGATCCGCCACGGAGCCAAGCTGATCAAGGTGTCGGCCTCCGGTGGCGTGATGTCACACAGCACCGCACCGGGCGCCCAGCAGTACTCCGATGCCGAATTCGCCGCGATCGCCGACGAGGCGCACCGCGCGGGCGTCAAGGTCGCCGCGCATGCCGTCGGTGACACCGCGATCCAGGCCTGCATCCGCGCCGGCATCGATTGTATCGAGCACGGGTTCCTGGCCAGCGACGAGACGATCCAAATGATGGTCGACCACGGCACATTCCTGGTGTCCACCACATATCTGACCGATGCGATGGCGATCGACCGCATCGCACCCGAACTGCGCAAGAAGGCACTCGAAGTCTTCCCGCGAGCAAAAGCCATGCTACCCAAGGCCATTGCCGCCGGAGTGCGCATCGCCTGCGGCACCGACGCCCCAGCTGTCCCGCACGGCGAGAACGCCAGGGAACTGTGCGCGCTCGTCGACCGAGGCATGACCCCGATGCAGGCTCTGCAGGCCGCGACGGTGGTGGCCGCGCAGCTGGTTGACGCCGCCGACGACCTCGGGCAGCTGGCCCCGGGGTACCTGGCCGACGTCATCGCCGTTGCGGGCGATCCCGGCGTGGACATCGCAACGACACTCGATGTCCGGTTCGTGATGAAGGACGGAGTCATCTACAAGAAAGCGGTGCGCTAGCGTCGAAACTGACGGGCACGGCAGGAGACGAGAAACATGGACCTCACCGAGAACACCTTGTGGTGGCTCAAGCAGGCGTTCTACTTCTCGCTCACCGAGGTCAACGAGTCGGTCAAAGAGCACGGGGTCACCACCGCCCAGATCGGCGTCCTGCGCCAGTTGACCAATCAGCCGGGCCTGTCCGGCGCCGAGTTGGCCCGCCGACTGCTGATCACCCCGCAGGGCGTGCAACTAGCACTCACCGCGTTGGAGAAGCGGGGCCTGGTCGAGCGTAAACAGGATCCCCAGCACGGGCGCATTCTGCAGGTCTTCCTCACCGATGAAGGCCGGGCGGTGGCCTCCGCCGTCGTCGCCGATGCCGTCACGGCCCATGACCGGGTGTTCGGCGTACTCAGTGACGAGGAGCAGGAGCAGTTGAAGGCACTCCTCCGCCGGGTGATCGAACAAGGTACGGGCCACACGCCGCACTCCGATCACATCGACCCATGAAATCTCCGTCTCCCGATGGGGCGAGCAGCCAGGCCTACTTGTGGCGTCGCCCGGCGATGCTCAACACCCAGTCGGGAAACCCCAACCCGTGGATGATCCGTTGCGTCCTGAAGAGCTGCCGCGGGAGCGATGCCGTGTTGTAGGGCAGGTCGTACTTGTCGCACAGTTCCCGTACCCGAACGCTGACCTGCGGGAGGCGATTGCTCGGCAGGTCGGGGAACAGGTGATGCTCGATCTGGTAGCACAGGTGACCGCCCGAGATCGCCAGCAGCGGGCTCGCGTTAAAGTTTGCGGTCCCGACCATTTGCCGGAGGTACCACTCGCCCTTGGTCTCGTCCTTGACCACCGCCGGGTCGAACGTCTCGGTGCCGCCGGGGATGTGCCCGCAAATGATGTTCACGTACACCCACAGGTTCCGGATCGTATTCGCGGTGAAATTCGCCGCGAACGTCCGTCGCCACCGCCGCAGACTCAGAGCCGGGAAGAAGACATAATCCTTGGCGAGCTGCCGAACGATCTTGTCGCGAAAGTTCCGCTTCTCCACGGCGAGGCCGTCTGGCGTTTCGTGCCGCAGACGCTCGGAGTGCAGGCCATGCAGGGCGATACCCCACTCGAACATCGCCGCCAGCACCAAGTTTCGCACCGGAGTCGCCAGGTGGACCCAGCGCCACGGCTGGTCTGTCGTGACCCGATGCAGGCGGTAGCCGATGTCCTCGTCCATGCCGAGCACATTGCTGTAGACGTGGTGCCGGTAATTGTGCGAGTACCGCCACTGCGCGGAATGCCCGACCATGTCCCACTCCCAGGTGTTGGAGTGGATTTCGGGGTCGTTCATCCAATCCCACTGACCATGGGAGATGTTGTGGCCGAGTTCCATGTTCTCGATGGACTTCGCGTATGCCAGCGCGCACGTTCCCGCCAACCAACCGGCCTTCGACCGACTGCCGGCGATCATCAGTCGCGCCGCTACATCGAGCGCCCGCTGGAAGCGGATCACCCGCCGGATGTAGGCCGCGTCCTCCGCCCCGAGCGACTCCTCGACGTCCCGGCGGATCACGTCGAGTTCGTAGGCGATCTCTTCGACGTCCTCCCTACTGAGATGCAGGTAGGCGGGAACATCGGCGATCGCCATCAAGGTGTCCTCGGGGTGGTGCGGCAGGTAGAGCGGCGCAATCACCGCGAGCGTCAGCCCGCAGCCTAGAGCCTCAGACTTACCGACGGGTAATCGAGCTGCGGCGACCAGGCGAAATGGCGGCGCAGACGTATGGTCTGCGCACCTCTACCGGAGTTCGACATGCCCCACACCGTGGCCAGTATGTACCACTTGAGATTAATGACAAGTACTTGATACTGTTACCCGCGATGGAGACATCGACGACGCCCCGCATGGAATCCGCCGACGTGATCGACGCCGACGGGTTCACCCCGGTGCGGATCAAGCAGGTGATCCGGGAGACCTCCGACGCGGTCTCACTGGTTCTCGGCATCCCCGAACCGAGCAGGGACCGGTTCCGTTATGCGGCAGGTCAATTCATCACCATTCGGGCAAGAATCGATGGGGCCGAACACTGTCGGTGCTATTCGATGTCGTCGTCGCCGGCCGTCGATCCCGATCTGCGGATCACCGTCAAGCGTGATCGCGACGGCCTGGTCTCCAACTGGATCAACGACACCGCGACCGTCGGCGACGCACTGCGCGTCGCACCGCCCGAGGGGCGCTTCGTCCTCACCGCTACCGAGCGCAACGTCGTCACGTTCGCCGGCGGCAGCGGTATCACCCCGGTGTTTTCGTTGGTGCATTCGACACTGGCCGCCACCACCCGCAAGGCCCGGCTGTTCTACGCCAACCGCAATCTGGACTCCGTGATCTTCCGGGCGGCGCTGGCCGACATGATCGACACCCACAGCGGGCGCCTTCAGGTGCACCATCATCTCGACGACCTCGACGGTGTCGTCTCGCCGCAACACATCGCCGACTTCATCGGCGATACCGAACTTGAAGGCGGGGGCCCGCGCTCCCACACCGACTACTACGTCTGCGGTCCCGCCCCTTTCATGGACACCGTCGAACGGGCTCTGCTCGACGCCGGGATCCCCAAACAGCAGGTGCACCTGGAGCGGTTCAGTTTCGCCGCGATCCCGCCTCCCGACCCGGCCGAACCCGTGGTCACCGAAGAGGTGACGATCGAACTCGGCCACCGCACCGTCACCGCGCCCTACCGCGCCGGCAATACCCTGTTGCAGACCGCGCGGCTGGCCGGTCTGAAGGCTCCGTTTTCCTGCGAAACAGGTTCGTGCGGAACATGTATGGCTCATGTGGTCGAGGGCAGCGCACGCATGCTCAACAACGATGCCCTCGACGACGACGAAGTTTCCGAAGGCTGGGTGGTGACGTGCCAGGCGCTGCCCACCAGCCGCACAGCGCGAGTGGTCTACGAGTGAGAACAGGTGACTGACGTGACGAACAGAGTGGCCGTGGTGACCGGCGGGGCATCGGGCATGGGTGAGGCGACATGCCACGAGTTGGGGCGGCGAGGCCACAAGGTCGCCGTGCTCGACATGAATGCCGATGCCGCTCAACGTGTCACCGATGACCTGCGGTCAGCCGGCGTCACCGCCTTCGCGGTCGGCGCCGACATCACCGATCGTGCCG
Protein-coding regions in this window:
- a CDS encoding ferredoxin--NADP reductase, which produces METSTTPRMESADVIDADGFTPVRIKQVIRETSDAVSLVLGIPEPSRDRFRYAAGQFITIRARIDGAEHCRCYSMSSSPAVDPDLRITVKRDRDGLVSNWINDTATVGDALRVAPPEGRFVLTATERNVVTFAGGSGITPVFSLVHSTLAATTRKARLFYANRNLDSVIFRAALADMIDTHSGRLQVHHHLDDLDGVVSPQHIADFIGDTELEGGGPRSHTDYYVCGPAPFMDTVERALLDAGIPKQQVHLERFSFAAIPPPDPAEPVVTEEVTIELGHRTVTAPYRAGNTLLQTARLAGLKAPFSCETGSCGTCMAHVVEGSARMLNNDALDDDEVSEGWVVTCQALPTSRTARVVYE